In Streptomyces pluripotens, the genomic window TCGTCGCCGTCGGCGGCGACACTGTCTCCTGCTGCACCGACGGCAAACTGACCGTCAACGGCAAGCAGATCGACGAGACGTACCTGCCCAAGGGCAGTCTGGCCGAGATCACGAACTTCCCGACGGTGACCGTCCCCAAGGGACGGCTCTTCCTCCTTGGGGACGAACGCCAGGGCTCCTTGGACTCCACGGCCCACCTGACCGACGCGGCCAAGGGCACGGTCTCCCGCGACGCCGTGTCCGCCCGGGTGGACGCCGTCGTGTGGCCCTGGAAGGGCATGGTCAAGCGTCCGGTCGGCTTCGAGGCCCTGGGCGCCCTCTCCCGGCCCGGCCCGCTGCGCACGATCGAACTGCTGATCGCCGCCGGTACCGTCCTGATCCTCGCCGGTGCAGCCTACGGCCCGATCGTCAAGCTGTTGGACCGCGCCCGAGGCCGTACCACCCGCCCGGAGCCGACCGGTGCCCGCTGAGAGCACCCCGGCCGGCGGGGAGCCGTCCGAGGGTGGTCCGCGCAGGGTGGCACGGGTGGTGCTGCTCGACCCTGCGGACCGCATCCTCCTTCTGCGGGGCCACGAGCCGGATGATCCGTCCGACACCTGGTGGTTCACACCTGGCGGTGGTGTGGAGGGTGTCGAGACGCGCGCGCAGGCCGCGCTGCGGGAGCTCTTCGAGGAGACCGGGATCACCGGCGTCGACCTTGGTCCCGTGCTGTGGCGGCGCCGGTGTTCCTTTCCGTTCGCCGGCCTCCGTTGGGACCAGGATGAGTGGTACTACCTGGCCCGTACGACCCGGACGGCGGTTGCGGCGACCGGGTTGACTGAGTTGGAGCGGCGCAGCGTCGCCGGAGCGCGCTGGTGGACGTGCCAGGAACTGTCCCGGGCACATGAGACGGTGTATCCGACCAGACTCGCCGAGCTGCTGCGTACGCTGCTCGACGAAGGTCCCCCGGCCAGTCCCGTCACTCTCAACACGGAAATCGTCTGAGGGCCCCCGCGACTGGCGCACAATGGTGGGATCGCACGGCTGAAGGGGAACATGCCATGAGCGCCGAGGACCTCGAAAAGTACGAGACCGAGATGGAGCTGAAGCTCTACCGGGAGTACCGAGACGTCGTCGGTCTGTTCAAATACGTGATCGAGACGGAACGGCGCTTCTACCTCACCAACGACTACGAGATGCAGGTCCACTCGGTCCAGGGTGAAGTGTTCTTCGAGGTGACCATGGCCGACGCCTGGGTCTGGGACATGTATCGACCGGCCCGCTTCGTGAAGCAGGTGAGGGTCCTCACGTTCAAGGACGTGAATATCGAGGAGCTGAATAAGAGCGACTTGGAGCTCCCCAGCGGGTGACGGAGTTTTCCACAACCGCTGAGCAGTCCACCAAGATCAACAATTGGGGACGTGATGCGTGACCGTTGGCACCGGAGGTGGTGCCGACATGAGCAGGGCACGCAGTGCACTCGGCAAGTACGGCGAGGACCTGGCCGCGCGATGGCTGGCCCGGGCCGGCATGACGGTCCTGGAGCGCAACTGGCGCTGCGGCAGGACCGGCGAGATCGACATCGTGGCGAGGGACGGCGACGTCCTGGTCGTGTGCGAGGTGAAGACCCGCAGAAGCAGTTCCTACGAGCACCCCATGGCCGCGGTCACCTCGGGGAAGGTCGCCAGGCTGCGCCATCTCGCCGAGTTATGGGTTCACGGTCACGGCGGAGCCCCAGCGGGAGGCGTCCGCATCGACCTGCTCGGCGTCCTTCTGCCCCGCCGGGGCGCACCGTCCGTCGAGCATGTGCGGGGGGTGGCCTGAATGGGATTCGCCCGCACCTGTTCGGTGGCGCTGGTCGGCGTCGAGGGGGTGGCCGTCGAGGTCCAGGCCGACCTCGAACCCGGGGTCGCGGCCTTCACCCTGGTCGGCCTGCCCGACAAGAGCCTGTCCGAGAGCCGCGACCGGGTCCGGGCCGCGGTGGTCAACTCGGGCGGCGAGTGGCCGCAGAAGAAGCTCACCGTCGGACTCAGCCCAGCGTC contains:
- the lepB gene encoding signal peptidase I; its protein translation is MGGESTTRTAPRSGGTSSGAQAGGSRIGQRLSGLAVALGLGLFLGGFAWAAVVYRPYTVPTSSMTPTIDAGDRVLAQRVDGGQVRRGDVVVFEDKRWVSNAKVVKRVVAVGGDTVSCCTDGKLTVNGKQIDETYLPKGSLAEITNFPTVTVPKGRLFLLGDERQGSLDSTAHLTDAAKGTVSRDAVSARVDAVVWPWKGMVKRPVGFEALGALSRPGPLRTIELLIAAGTVLILAGAAYGPIVKLLDRARGRTTRPEPTGAR
- a CDS encoding YraN family protein, which gives rise to MSRARSALGKYGEDLAARWLARAGMTVLERNWRCGRTGEIDIVARDGDVLVVCEVKTRRSSSYEHPMAAVTSGKVARLRHLAELWVHGHGGAPAGGVRIDLLGVLLPRRGAPSVEHVRGVA
- a CDS encoding NUDIX hydrolase; translation: MPAESTPAGGEPSEGGPRRVARVVLLDPADRILLLRGHEPDDPSDTWWFTPGGGVEGVETRAQAALRELFEETGITGVDLGPVLWRRRCSFPFAGLRWDQDEWYYLARTTRTAVAATGLTELERRSVAGARWWTCQELSRAHETVYPTRLAELLRTLLDEGPPASPVTLNTEIV
- a CDS encoding DUF2469 domain-containing protein, with the protein product MSAEDLEKYETEMELKLYREYRDVVGLFKYVIETERRFYLTNDYEMQVHSVQGEVFFEVTMADAWVWDMYRPARFVKQVRVLTFKDVNIEELNKSDLELPSG